A region from the Ctenopharyngodon idella isolate HZGC_01 chromosome 13, HZGC01, whole genome shotgun sequence genome encodes:
- the aifm2 gene encoding apoptosis-inducing factor 2: protein MGGQVSIDENVHVVIVGGGFGGIAAAQHLKHHGVPFMLIDILDAFHHNVAALRASVQPGFAKQTFIPYKETFGVNFLQGRVIRIDTETQTVVLDNGKEVRYSHLILCTGTSGHFPGKHNCVDTYQSAIQKYDDFVKSIQSANAVVVVGGGTTGVEMASEIRTEFPDKKVILIHPREEVADPELLPSVKEQAKQVLLEKGVELLLGQKVSNLDELELNVCRSGMVVKTNKNEQVTADIVICCTGNKINSDAYRSSLSACLTENGALKVNKHLQVEGFDNVYAVGDCANVNEPKLAYHAGLHAGVAATNIINSLSGKALTSYHTGNVTMLIAMGKDSGVGQFNGYKLPRFLVTKGKSQGLLLWKSWREMGQKAPN, encoded by the exons ATGGGTGGGCAGGTGTCGATTGACGAGAATGTTCACGTGGTGATTGTCGGTGGTGGTTTTGGTGGCATTGCTGCTGCTCAACACCTGAAACATCATGGGGTGCCCTTCATGCTTATTGACATCCTGGATGCGTTTCATCACAACGTTGCAGCGCTGCGTGCATCGGTTCAACCTG gTTTTGCGAAGCAGACTTTCATACCATACAAAGAGACATTTGGAGTGAATTTCCTCCAAGGCCGTGTCATACGGATAGACACCGAAACGCAGACAGTTGTGCTTGACAATGGAAAG GAGGTACGTTATTCACACCTCATTCTGTGCACTGGAACAAGTGGACATTTCCCAGGCAAACACAATTGTGTAGACACCTACcaatcagccattcagaagtatGACGACTTTGTCAAATCA ATCCAGTCAGCAAACGCGGTTGTCGTTGTTGGTGGCGGAACCACCGGTGTTGAAATGGCTTCTGAGATCAGGACAGAATTTCCTGACAAGAAG GTGATTCTGATTCACCCGCGTGAGGAGGTGGCTGATCCTGAACTGTTACCTAGTGTGAAAGAACAAGCCAAGCAGGTGCTGCTGGAAAAGGGGGTGGAGCTGTTGCTAG GGCAAAAAGTGTCAAACCTTGATGAGCTGGAATTGAATGTATGTCGGAGCGGCATGGTGGTCAAAACCAATAAGAACGAGCAGGTCACCGCCGATATTGTCATCTGCTGCACAGGAAATAAGATCAACTCTGATGCGTACAGGTCCAGTCTGA GCGCATGTCTGACAGAGAATGGTGCTCTGAAGGTGAACAAACACTTGCAAGTAGAAGGCTTTGACAATGTGTATGCTGTGGGGGACTGTGCCAATGTCAATGAACCCAAGTTGGCATATCATGCTGGACTTCATGCTGGAGTAGCTGCCACCAATATCATCAACAGTCTGTCAGGAAAAGCTTTAACCTCATACCACACAG GAAATGTGACTATGCTGATTGCTATGGGCAAGGATTCTGGAGTAGGCCAGTTTAATGGCTATAAACTACCTCGTTTTCTGGTCACCAAGGGTAAGAGTCAAGGCTTGCTGCTGTGGAAGAGCTGGAGGGAAATGGGGCAAAAAGCCCCTAATTAA